One Rissa tridactyla isolate bRisTri1 chromosome 4, bRisTri1.patW.cur.20221130, whole genome shotgun sequence DNA window includes the following coding sequences:
- the SIX1 gene encoding homeobox protein SIX1, whose amino-acid sequence MSMLPSFGFTQEQVACVCEVLQQGGNLERLGRFLWSLPACDHLHKNESVLKAKAVVAFHRGNFRELYKILESHQFSPHNHPKLQQLWLKAHYVEAEKLRGRPLGAVGKYRVRRKFPLPRTIWDGEETSYCFKEKSRGVLREWYAHNPYPSPREKRELAEATGLTTTQVSNWFKNRRQRDRAAEAKERENTENNNAATNKPNQLSPLDGSKPLMSSSEEEFSPPQSPDQNSVLLLQGNLSHARSSGYSLSGLATSQTPHSLQGHQLQDSLLGPLTSSLVDLGS is encoded by the exons aTGTCGATGCTGCCGTCGTTTGGCTTCACGCAGGAGCAGGTCGCCTGCGTCTGCGAGGTGCTGCAGCAAGGGGGGAACCTGGAGAGGTTGGGCCGGTTCCTTTGGTCGCTGCCGGCCTGCGACCACCTGCACAAGAACGAGAGCGTCCTGAAGGCCAAGGCGGTGGTGGCCTTCCACCGCGGCAACTTCCGCGAGCTCTACAAGATCCTGGAGAGCCACCAGTTCTCCCCCCACAACCACCccaagctgcagcagctctggctgaAGGCGCACTACGTGGAAGCCGAGAAACTGCGGGGCAGACCTTTGGGCGCCGTCGGCAAATACCGCGTCCGCCGAAAATTCCCTTTGCCCCGCACCATCTGGGACGGCGAGGAAACCAGTTACTGCTTCAAGGAGAAATCCCGGGGCGTGCTGCGGGAATGGTACGCCCACAACCCCTACCCGTCCCCCCGGGAGAAGCGGGAGTTGGCGGAAGCCACCGGTCTCACCACCACCCAAGTCAGCAACTGGTTCAAGAACCGGAGGCAGCGGGACCGAGCGGCGGAGGCGAAGGAAAG GGAGAACACGGAAAACAACAACGCGGCCACCAACAAACCGAACCAACTCTCGCCCCTGGATGGGAGCAAACCCCTCATGTCCAGCTCCGAGGAAGAATTTTCTCCTCCCCAAAGCCCGGATCAGAACTCGGTCCTGCTTTTGCAGGGGAACCTCAGCCACGCCAGGAGCTCTGGCTACTCCCTGAGTGGCTTAGCCACATCCCAGACCCCTCACAGCCTCCAAGGCCACCAGCTCCAGGACTCGCTGCTGGGACCCCTCACGTCCAGCCTGGTGGATCTGGGATCCTAA